One Serpentinicella alkaliphila DNA segment encodes these proteins:
- a CDS encoding nitrilase-related carbon-nitrogen hydrolase, with the protein MSVINIALAQMNIIKGDYEKNLETVNRLLDSINEKVDVIALPEMWSVDFDYRRMKEHGEKSSIVTKDLSAIAQKFQSVVIGGSIPETIGDKIFNASFVYDRQGKIQDKYFKMHLVSGTNLEGEVFEPGNWIPLFHVNNIPFGIANCYDIRFPELFRGIALRNAKVIFVIAQYSNPLYNIWITLLKARAIENQVYIVAVNRVGKIYFGHSIVISPTGEVIYEADDKEGLHLIKIDTSEVDTIQGSRRDSDMLNMFAYNRLVYRNNFIGVGGIVEKNNKILFVKQNYGKQKGMWFLPGGYLDRGEMLEHGIEREVFEETTVKAKCENILAIRALKNNDVIDCYIVFKMKYIDGTPQSDNFENTDVRFFSMEEISNSNEITMLAKEISLSYLCNKNNKLISDGNFLSDQGLCKLYI; encoded by the coding sequence ATGTCTGTTATTAATATTGCACTGGCTCAAATGAACATAATAAAGGGGGATTACGAGAAAAATTTAGAAACCGTAAACCGTTTATTAGATTCAATTAATGAAAAAGTTGATGTTATAGCCTTACCTGAAATGTGGTCAGTTGATTTTGATTATCGCAGAATGAAAGAACATGGAGAGAAAAGTTCAATTGTTACAAAGGATTTAAGCGCCATTGCTCAAAAATTTCAATCAGTTGTAATCGGTGGAAGCATTCCTGAAACAATTGGTGACAAAATATTTAATGCTTCATTTGTATACGATAGACAGGGTAAAATTCAAGATAAGTACTTTAAAATGCATTTAGTCTCTGGTACTAATCTAGAAGGTGAGGTATTCGAACCTGGTAATTGGATTCCTTTATTCCATGTAAATAACATCCCTTTTGGTATTGCTAATTGCTATGATATAAGATTTCCTGAATTATTTAGAGGTATTGCACTTCGAAATGCAAAGGTAATCTTCGTTATAGCCCAATATTCTAATCCTTTATATAACATATGGATTACTTTGTTAAAGGCAAGAGCAATAGAAAACCAAGTTTATATTGTTGCTGTTAATCGGGTTGGAAAGATATACTTTGGTCATTCTATAGTTATTTCACCTACAGGTGAAGTAATTTATGAGGCAGATGATAAAGAAGGCCTACATTTAATTAAAATTGATACATCCGAAGTTGATACAATTCAGGGTAGCAGAAGGGACTCTGATATGCTTAATATGTTTGCATATAATAGGCTAGTTTATAGAAATAACTTCATTGGTGTAGGTGGAATTGTGGAAAAAAATAATAAAATACTTTTTGTCAAACAAAATTATGGTAAACAAAAAGGTATGTGGTTTTTGCCTGGAGGTTATTTAGATAGGGGGGAAATGCTTGAACATGGTATTGAGCGAGAAGTATTTGAGGAAACAACCGTTAAGGCTAAATGCGAAAACATTTTAGCCATTCGTGCCCTTAAAAATAATGATGTTATTGATTGCTATATAGTTTTCAAAATGAAATATATTGACGGTACGCCACAGTCAGATAACTTTGAAAATACGGATGTTAGATTTTTTTCTATGGAGGAAATAAGTAATAGTAATGAAATCACCATGTTAGCAAAGGAGATTAGTTTGAGTTATCTTTGTAATAAAAATAATAAACTTATTTCTGATGGAAACTTTTTGTCAGATCAGGGTCTATGTAAGCTTTATATATAA
- a CDS encoding MATE family efflux transporter: MDERSKQLSEEKVWKLLFKYSLPATIGMIVNALYNVVDRIFIGRGVGAEALAGITIGFPIMLVLMALGMLVGVGGAALVSIKLGEQKRNEAELILGNSVLLLIGITLLVSVVGLVFLDSILMLFGASQEVLPYAREYLRIILGGAVFQAIGFGMNNFIRAEGNPRIAMITMLIGAITNIVLDPLFIFVFGWGIRGAAYATIIAQGVSSIWVLAFFFRQKSLLKIRIENMKLHPAVIKNILAIGSAPCALQFGSSVVITIFNKQLSVYGGDIAISALGIIHSVSMFILMPIIGINQGSQPIIGYNYGAKRFDRVKETLKSSITAATMIVSLGFILTRLYPHSLINLFNRDDLELVRIGTEGLRIFLVTLPVIGFQIVGSNYFMAVGKPKKSMFLSLSRQVIVLIPMLLILPNFLGLYGVWLAVPVSDTIASILTGIFLLKEVKQLNTDNEIENNLQE, encoded by the coding sequence ATGGACGAAAGATCAAAGCAATTATCAGAAGAAAAAGTATGGAAGCTATTATTTAAATACTCACTCCCAGCAACAATAGGGATGATTGTAAATGCATTGTATAACGTGGTTGATAGAATTTTTATAGGTAGAGGTGTAGGTGCAGAGGCATTAGCAGGTATCACCATAGGTTTTCCGATTATGCTAGTTTTAATGGCCTTAGGGATGTTAGTAGGAGTAGGTGGAGCGGCACTAGTATCTATAAAACTTGGTGAGCAAAAAAGAAATGAAGCAGAACTTATTTTAGGTAATTCAGTACTATTATTAATAGGTATAACACTACTAGTTTCTGTTGTAGGATTAGTATTTCTAGATTCTATTTTAATGCTATTTGGTGCAAGTCAAGAAGTATTGCCCTATGCAAGAGAGTATTTGAGAATAATATTAGGTGGAGCAGTATTTCAAGCCATCGGCTTTGGTATGAATAACTTTATAAGGGCTGAAGGGAATCCAAGAATAGCTATGATCACTATGCTTATAGGTGCTATTACTAATATAGTACTAGACCCACTCTTTATTTTTGTCTTTGGGTGGGGAATTCGTGGGGCCGCATACGCAACTATTATAGCCCAAGGGGTATCATCAATTTGGGTTTTAGCCTTTTTCTTTAGGCAAAAAAGCTTATTAAAGATAAGAATTGAAAATATGAAGTTGCACCCAGCAGTTATTAAAAATATTTTGGCTATAGGTTCAGCACCCTGTGCTTTACAATTTGGCTCAAGTGTAGTTATTACAATATTCAATAAGCAGCTTAGTGTTTATGGGGGAGATATTGCTATATCTGCCTTAGGTATAATACATAGTGTTTCGATGTTTATTCTAATGCCAATTATTGGAATTAATCAAGGCTCACAACCAATTATAGGCTATAACTATGGAGCGAAGCGATTTGATAGAGTTAAGGAAACTCTTAAATCAAGTATTACTGCTGCTACAATGATAGTGTCATTAGGCTTTATACTGACTAGGCTATATCCCCATTCTTTAATAAATCTATTCAATAGAGATGACTTAGAATTAGTTAGAATAGGGACCGAGGGTTTGAGAATATTTTTAGTTACTCTTCCTGTTATAGGCTTCCAAATAGTAGGTTCAAACTATTTTATGGCAGTGGGCAAACCTAAAAAGTCGATGTTTTTATCCTTATCACGACAGGTTATAGTATTAATACCGATGCTATTAATATTACCAAATTTTTTAGGTTTATATGGTGTATGGTTAGCGGTGCCAGTATCTGATACTATAGCATCAATATTAACAGGTATCTTTTTATTAAAAGAAGTTAAACAATTAAATACTGATAACGAAATTGAAAACAATCTCCAGGAGTAA
- a CDS encoding PF20097 family protein — MECPYCHENMLKGYISALRDPLKWIEESRNKGAFISQFQRGIKLTAWTQNQIETFYCENCKKMIFDAVDLS, encoded by the coding sequence ATGGAGTGTCCATATTGCCACGAAAATATGTTAAAAGGATATATATCTGCCTTAAGGGATCCTTTAAAATGGATAGAGGAGTCGAGAAATAAAGGAGCATTTATAAGTCAATTTCAAAGAGGAATTAAGTTAACTGCTTGGACTCAAAATCAAATTGAAACCTTCTATTGCGAAAACTGTAAGAAAATGATTTTTGATGCAGTTGATTTATCTTGA
- a CDS encoding DUF3656 domain-containing U32 family peptidase: MKREIELLAPAGSYEALVAAVQNGADAIYMGGTEFSARAYASNFSRERIKEAVEYAHIRGVKIYFAVNTLVKDSEINKLLEYINFLYNTDVDAVIVQDLGALKLIKELYPDFEIHCSTQMTLHNSYGVKLLKELGAKRVVLARELGLEEIDVIKRNTGVELEVFVHGALCVSYSGQCLMSSFIGGRSGNRGKCAQPCRKKYELIDSNNQHGKGRPFYYMSMRDLNTLENISALINSGVTSFKIEGRMKKPQYVAAIVGAYRKAIDLYLSTGKELKDKEIQKKIAQVFNRKFTKGYLFSERNKQVINIDKPNNSGIYLGKVSAFNKALGRFTISLEDDIVHGDGIEVWGKSETGGTVNKIYKNNRLTHEAKKGETVEIELKDIICTGDEVYKTLDSQLIKELEKTYEKDIENKKNSIKGNIKIEIGKPIELTLYDDLKNTVNLKSTSTVEKAQKVALTEEKLLTNLKKLNNTPFELVSMDIDLKPECAVPLSVINELRRDAVNSLIELRRNRNNRKQQKLKDVDSEPIYKKINTNKEFKLSVKVEDLDQLKVVLQKKVDRIYFSDIDNISKALDLCRNSNCEIYLKTPNIIKDNEFKLYDSVIKNNQLDGVLVGDLGMLKYLKENYSSLNIVTDMTLNIFNSFTVKEFSELKVSGVTLSQELDLKSISNLNVDTDIEIECIVYGKTSVMTTEYCPAINENVCDKKCNSCKEPKHKLNWSLRDEKDYSFPISRDALGRTVIYNSHPIFMGDKIENFLNSKVNVLRLDITNESPDSILSIMEIYNNRRYFDVEQLGFKYTRGHYFKDIE, from the coding sequence ATGAAAAGAGAAATAGAATTACTAGCTCCCGCTGGAAGTTATGAAGCATTAGTAGCAGCAGTTCAAAACGGAGCTGATGCCATATATATGGGTGGAACGGAATTTAGTGCTAGAGCTTATGCTTCGAATTTTAGCAGGGAAAGAATAAAAGAGGCAGTTGAGTATGCCCATATACGTGGAGTAAAAATATATTTTGCTGTAAACACCCTAGTAAAGGATAGCGAGATTAACAAACTATTGGAATATATAAATTTTTTATATAATACAGATGTTGATGCAGTGATAGTACAGGATTTAGGGGCACTGAAGTTAATAAAAGAGCTATATCCAGACTTTGAAATACATTGTAGCACTCAGATGACCTTACATAATAGTTACGGTGTAAAGCTCTTAAAAGAACTTGGGGCTAAAAGGGTGGTACTAGCCAGGGAGTTAGGTTTAGAGGAAATAGACGTAATTAAAAGAAATACTGGAGTAGAATTAGAGGTGTTTGTGCACGGGGCCTTATGTGTTAGTTACTCAGGTCAATGTTTAATGAGTAGCTTTATTGGAGGAAGAAGTGGAAACAGAGGTAAGTGTGCCCAACCTTGTAGAAAAAAATATGAATTAATTGATTCAAATAATCAGCATGGAAAAGGTCGTCCATTTTACTATATGAGTATGAGAGATTTAAATACTTTGGAGAATATATCAGCTTTAATTAATAGTGGGGTTACATCTTTTAAAATAGAGGGAAGAATGAAAAAGCCTCAATATGTAGCTGCAATAGTAGGAGCATATAGAAAAGCTATAGATTTATATTTAAGTACAGGAAAAGAATTAAAGGATAAGGAAATTCAGAAAAAGATAGCCCAGGTGTTCAATAGGAAATTTACTAAAGGTTATTTGTTCAGTGAGAGAAATAAACAGGTTATAAATATTGATAAACCAAATAATAGTGGGATTTATCTAGGTAAAGTTTCGGCATTTAACAAAGCTTTGGGGCGATTTACTATATCATTAGAGGATGACATAGTACATGGAGATGGAATTGAGGTTTGGGGTAAATCGGAGACCGGTGGAACCGTTAATAAAATATATAAAAATAATAGGTTAACCCATGAAGCAAAAAAAGGTGAAACTGTGGAAATTGAATTAAAGGATATTATATGTACTGGAGACGAAGTATATAAAACCTTGGACAGTCAATTAATAAAAGAGCTTGAAAAGACCTATGAGAAGGATATTGAAAATAAAAAGAATTCTATAAAGGGTAATATAAAGATAGAGATAGGTAAACCAATTGAGCTTACTTTATATGACGACCTAAAAAACACAGTAAATTTAAAGAGTACATCTACAGTTGAGAAGGCACAAAAAGTAGCTTTAACTGAAGAAAAGCTTTTAACTAATTTAAAAAAGCTTAATAATACCCCTTTTGAGTTAGTATCTATGGATATAGATTTAAAACCTGAATGTGCAGTACCATTATCAGTTATAAATGAGCTTAGGAGAGACGCGGTTAATAGTTTAATTGAACTAAGAAGGAATAGAAATAACAGAAAACAACAAAAACTAAAGGATGTAGATTCAGAACCAATATATAAAAAAATAAATACTAATAAAGAATTTAAGTTATCTGTTAAAGTAGAGGATTTAGATCAACTAAAGGTAGTCCTTCAAAAAAAGGTAGATAGAATATATTTTAGTGACATTGATAATATTTCTAAGGCTCTTGATTTATGTAGAAATAGCAACTGTGAAATCTACTTGAAAACCCCTAATATTATAAAGGATAATGAGTTTAAGTTATATGACTCAGTTATTAAAAATAATCAATTAGATGGAGTTTTAGTTGGTGATTTAGGGATGCTAAAATATCTTAAGGAAAACTATTCAAGCTTAAACATTGTTACTGATATGACCTTAAATATATTCAATAGTTTTACAGTAAAGGAATTTAGTGAGTTAAAGGTTTCAGGAGTTACTTTATCACAGGAACTGGATTTAAAGTCTATTTCTAATTTAAATGTTGATACAGATATTGAAATCGAGTGTATAGTTTATGGAAAGACTTCGGTTATGACGACTGAATACTGCCCCGCTATAAATGAAAATGTATGTGATAAAAAATGTAACAGCTGCAAAGAGCCTAAGCATAAGTTAAATTGGAGTTTAAGAGATGAAAAGGATTATTCTTTCCCAATTTCTAGAGATGCTTTAGGGCGTACTGTTATATATAATAGTCATCCTATTTTTATGGGGGATAAAATAGAAAACTTTTTGAATTCAAAAGTTAATGTGTTAAGGCTTGATATAACTAACGAATCACCGGATTCCATACTAAGTATAATGGAGATATATAATAATAGAAGATATTTTGATGTAGAACAACTTGGCTTTAAATATACTAGAGGTCACTATTTTAAAGATATTGAATAG
- a CDS encoding alpha/beta-type small acid-soluble spore protein: protein MARNKLVIPEARQALEQFKVEIANEFGVDNPQSLASNHTGYIVRRLVEMGEKQLIENYKNK, encoded by the coding sequence ATGGCTCGAAATAAACTTGTCATCCCAGAAGCCCGTCAGGCTTTGGAACAATTTAAGGTAGAAATAGCAAATGAATTTGGTGTGGATAACCCACAATCTTTAGCCTCAAATCATACTGGTTATATAGTAAGAAGACTGGTTGAAATGGGCGAAAAACAGTTAATAGAGAATTACAAAAATAAATAG
- a CDS encoding transposase yields MPKLLAFAGMDPSTYQSGTYNASKTPMVKRGSTYLRWAIMQASRLVAMRDKVFSDYMVKKRSEGKHFNVARCHVGKKLIRVIYYLLKNNTAFVPQV; encoded by the coding sequence TTGCCTAAACTTCTTGCATTTGCAGGTATGGATCCTTCTACTTACCAATCTGGGACTTACAATGCATCTAAAACTCCAATGGTTAAGAGAGGCTCTACATACCTTAGGTGGGCTATTATGCAAGCATCTAGACTTGTTGCTATGCGCGATAAAGTCTTTAGTGATTATATGGTCAAAAAGCGTTCTGAAGGCAAACACTTCAATGTTGCCAGATGCCATGTCGGTAAAAAGTTAATTAGGGTAATTTACTACCTCCTAAAAAACAATACTGCATTTGTTCCACAAGTCTAA
- a CDS encoding PspC domain-containing protein, whose amino-acid sequence MGKRLYLSKKDKKLAGVCGGIAEYMDVDPTIIRLGWVLFSLAGGAGVLGYIIAMLIIPQQPNFRSSNIVEAEIIEDEDK is encoded by the coding sequence ATGGGAAAAAGGTTGTATTTGTCAAAGAAAGATAAGAAACTTGCAGGAGTATGCGGTGGTATTGCAGAGTATATGGACGTAGATCCTACAATAATAAGACTAGGTTGGGTACTATTTTCTTTAGCAGGTGGAGCAGGGGTTTTAGGTTATATAATTGCTATGCTTATAATACCTCAACAACCTAATTTCCGTTCAAGCAATATAGTTGAAGCTGAAATTATTGAAGATGAAGATAAGTAA
- a CDS encoding IS110 family transposase yields MLFVGIDVAKAKHDCCILDSDGVIHTNSLRISNSKEGFDTLYSSILSALGSKSINNVKIGLESTGHYSTNITNYLYSKGFQVTILNPLATNLFRKAQTLRKTKTDKTDAKVIATMLFTDESKSYSPVSYQIQELKSLTRHRHRMVSYRSRLKLSVSRLIDIIFPELPSLFWSIHQSSSYALLIELPTPIVFTTAI; encoded by the coding sequence ATGTTATTTGTGGGCATTGATGTTGCCAAAGCTAAACACGATTGCTGTATCTTAGACTCTGATGGTGTTATTCATACTAATTCTTTACGTATTTCTAATTCTAAGGAAGGTTTTGATACCCTATATTCTTCTATCCTTTCTGCTCTTGGCTCCAAGAGTATTAACAACGTAAAAATAGGACTTGAATCAACAGGTCATTACAGCACAAATATCACAAATTATCTGTATTCCAAAGGCTTTCAGGTCACCATCCTAAATCCATTGGCTACTAATCTTTTCCGTAAGGCTCAAACCCTTAGGAAAACTAAAACAGATAAGACCGACGCTAAGGTCATTGCAACTATGCTCTTTACTGATGAATCTAAATCCTATTCACCAGTATCATATCAGATTCAGGAGCTAAAGTCACTAACAAGACACCGTCATAGAATGGTTAGTTACCGTTCTAGACTTAAACTTTCAGTTAGTCGCTTAATAGATATCATTTTTCCTGAATTGCCAAGCTTATTTTGGTCTATACACCAAAGTTCCAGCTATGCATTATTAATTGAATTACCAACCCCGATAGTATTTACAACTGCAATCTGA
- a CDS encoding CPBP family intramembrane glutamic endopeptidase, translating to MNKGFKSVLVVLGYLMIYFSADLFVGLFLGLIMMTLYPVYMSGEITYDIILKNVNEFFYNNINIFIILSALMALLIYWLIFKIRKINFIEYINFSKLSRKDKVVCSLLGMAISIFLSSLLMITSIHEFFPNHSKTIDSVTKQQPFLLIIFSIGIIVPVFEEILFRGLIFNNLKHDLNIYFAIFAQALIFGFVHGNTLQMVYTFFGGIILALSYIWIRSIWAPVLIHIFWNSTSVILGFINVGGQISYIVLFTISTLTIILTTRNLWTNRKKGEENFIESDVEPA from the coding sequence ATGAATAAGGGATTTAAAAGTGTTCTAGTAGTACTAGGTTATCTAATGATTTATTTCTCAGCTGATTTATTCGTTGGACTATTTTTAGGACTTATTATGATGACTTTATACCCAGTGTACATGTCTGGAGAAATAACCTATGATATAATATTAAAAAATGTTAATGAATTTTTTTATAATAATATAAATATTTTTATAATTTTATCAGCGCTTATGGCCTTACTTATTTACTGGTTAATATTTAAAATCAGAAAGATAAATTTTATAGAGTATATAAATTTTAGCAAATTATCTAGGAAGGATAAAGTAGTTTGTTCTCTGTTAGGAATGGCAATAAGTATTTTTCTAAGTAGTCTGTTAATGATTACATCAATTCATGAGTTTTTTCCGAATCATAGTAAAACAATAGACTCTGTAACGAAACAACAACCCTTTTTACTAATTATTTTTTCTATTGGAATTATAGTTCCAGTTTTTGAGGAGATACTATTTAGAGGTTTGATTTTTAACAATTTGAAACATGATCTAAACATATACTTTGCTATATTCGCCCAAGCACTAATTTTTGGATTCGTCCATGGTAATACACTTCAAATGGTTTATACTTTCTTTGGCGGAATAATTTTAGCCCTGTCTTATATATGGATAAGGTCTATTTGGGCACCTGTTTTAATTCATATATTTTGGAATAGTACTAGTGTTATATTAGGATTTATAAATGTTGGAGGTCAAATTAGTTATATAGTTTTATTTACCATAAGTACACTTACTATTATATTAACGACTAGAAATCTATGGACTAATAGAAAAAAAGGTGAGGAAAATTTTATAGAGTCTGATGTGGAACCCGCATAA
- the tyrS gene encoding tyrosine--tRNA ligase: protein MANIFDVLSERGFVEQATHPEELRELLEKESVSFYIGFDATADSLHLGHFLQVVAMMHMQRAGHRPIALLGGGTTMVGDPSGKTDMRKMLTIEQIGHNAERFKQQLSRFINFDDDKALLVNNADWLLNLNYIDFLREIGRFFSINRMLGAECYKSRLDGGLTFLEFNYMIMQSYDFLELFRRYNCKLQLGGNDQWSNILSGYELIRKVEGESVYALTFKLLTTSEGKKMGKTESGTIWLDGDKTSPYEFYQYIRNIDDRDVEKTLALLTFLPMDEVRRLGALEGSEINKAKEVLAFEVTKLVHGEEEAQKAQEAAKALFSGGANLANIPFTEMNTTDFEEGKDILTLLQELALIPSRAEGRRLIQQGGLTIDEESISDPNLVINLDRFKDNKLLIRKGKKVYHQVRLV from the coding sequence ATGGCAAATATTTTTGATGTTTTATCTGAGCGTGGCTTTGTTGAACAAGCTACACATCCGGAGGAATTAAGAGAGCTTTTAGAAAAAGAAAGTGTATCTTTTTATATAGGTTTTGACGCTACGGCAGATAGCTTACACTTAGGACACTTTCTACAAGTAGTTGCAATGATGCATATGCAAAGGGCAGGCCACAGGCCTATTGCACTTTTAGGTGGTGGAACCACTATGGTAGGTGATCCATCTGGAAAAACAGATATGCGAAAGATGTTAACAATAGAGCAAATTGGCCATAATGCGGAGCGTTTTAAACAACAACTTTCAAGATTTATTAATTTTGACGATGACAAAGCACTTTTGGTTAATAATGCTGACTGGCTACTAAATCTAAACTATATTGATTTTTTAAGAGAAATTGGAAGGTTCTTCTCTATTAATAGAATGTTAGGAGCAGAATGCTATAAATCAAGATTAGATGGGGGCTTAACCTTTTTAGAGTTTAACTATATGATAATGCAATCCTATGATTTCTTAGAATTATTTAGACGTTATAACTGTAAATTGCAGTTAGGTGGTAATGATCAATGGTCAAATATTTTAAGTGGTTATGAATTAATAAGAAAGGTTGAAGGAGAGTCAGTATATGCCCTCACTTTTAAACTTCTTACAACAAGTGAAGGTAAAAAAATGGGCAAAACTGAGTCTGGAACTATTTGGCTTGATGGGGATAAAACATCACCTTATGAGTTCTACCAATATATCCGTAATATAGATGATAGAGATGTTGAGAAGACCTTAGCTTTATTAACATTCTTACCAATGGATGAGGTAAGAAGACTTGGTGCATTAGAAGGCTCAGAAATCAACAAAGCTAAAGAAGTTTTAGCCTTTGAAGTAACTAAATTAGTGCATGGTGAAGAAGAAGCCCAAAAAGCACAAGAAGCCGCTAAGGCACTATTCTCAGGCGGTGCGAATTTAGCTAATATACCATTTACAGAAATGAATACTACGGATTTCGAGGAAGGCAAAGACATTTTAACCTTATTACAAGAATTAGCCTTAATACCTTCAAGAGCTGAAGGCAGACGTTTAATTCAACAGGGTGGATTGACTATTGATGAGGAAAGTATAAGTGATCCAAATCTAGTAATTAATTTGGATAGATTTAAGGATAATAAGCTATTGATTCGTAAAGGTAAAAAGGTATATCATCAAGTTAGACTTGTTTAA
- the zapA gene encoding cell division protein ZapA — protein sequence MQTKNKVFVKINGQEYPIVGVEPKDYLIKVGTFVDDTMEFIAKTNKHLSTAMIAVLASINIADQFLKTTTELEKLQKEQSSPKEEVEGWKTHYKDIVKELEEKNEVCALLQRQVEDLLLYKEKTELENEELKETLKVKDDELNKADNIINELRNKVLDNQMKLVEAQNKLEDLINRNEQKNYYNNKNIKK from the coding sequence ATGCAAACGAAGAATAAAGTGTTCGTTAAAATAAATGGTCAAGAATATCCAATCGTTGGCGTTGAGCCGAAGGATTATTTAATAAAAGTTGGTACATTTGTAGATGATACTATGGAGTTTATTGCGAAAACAAATAAACACCTTAGCACTGCTATGATTGCAGTCTTAGCAAGTATTAATATAGCTGATCAGTTTTTAAAAACTACAACTGAGTTAGAGAAATTACAAAAGGAACAAAGTTCACCTAAAGAAGAAGTGGAAGGATGGAAGACCCACTATAAAGATATTGTTAAAGAGTTGGAAGAAAAAAATGAAGTATGTGCTTTGCTTCAAAGACAAGTTGAGGATCTTTTATTATATAAAGAAAAAACAGAGCTCGAAAATGAAGAATTAAAAGAAACTTTAAAGGTAAAGGACGATGAACTAAATAAAGCTGACAATATAATTAATGAGCTTAGAAATAAAGTGTTAGATAATCAGATGAAGCTTGTTGAGGCACAAAATAAGCTAGAAGATCTTATAAACAGAAATGAACAAAAGAATTACTATAATAACAAAAACATTAAAAAATAA